The stretch of DNA TCAAGATTCCCATTTTTATTGCGAATTTATCCGTAAAATCGCATTTATTCTGTTACGTCACACCACATTGATAAAAATGTCTTCTACCTTCCCGGACTCATTAGCTGATCCCCCTGTACGTTTGTGTGGCAATGGGAGCAGTTGGCGCAGTCTACTACACCCTCCGTCTGGCCACACGCAATCCCGATGTGACATGGAATCGATCTAAAAATCCCGAACCATGGCAGGAGTACTCCAATAAGCAGTACAAGGTAAGATGTTTTCAGGTTTTTTCTTCCGGAAGGAGAATCCTGAAAATGTAACAATTTTTCAGTTCTACTCCCCCATCCGGGACTACTCCAAGACCGAGAGTCCAGCCCCCAAGTACACTGAGTAAGAACTTCTgcatccaaaaatattcaaatctcGTGGGGTCTTCAACCTTCAGCTGTAGTCGCACCCGACCTTATGCCGTCGGCGAGATTTagtaaaaaaggaaattcaataaaatctctttaaatacAAATTCCGATAAAAATCACCCACATGGGATTAGCAAACTTCTTGATAAATTGATGGATTATAGCTCGAGGTAATTACAGAGAGtatgtataaataaaaaaggtaTAATTAGTTTGATCTTCTTCACTTGGCTGCAAAGAGTAAAGAAAAAGTCCTTCTGATTTGtgcaatagattttattttatttcttttttttctacaaacaTCCTGTCTCGTGccaaagaattgaaaatatttgataagGAAACTCTGCGATTGATTAGATTAGAATATTGTTTGATTGCAGACGGCTCAAGtgccttctttttttatcccaaattattcaaaattaataccATGTTTGACTTATTATTTTTGGCTCTtacattttggttttttttgtggtcCCATCTTATACTTTCCCTATATACATCCTTGGCTAGGATCTGaagatttatttgttttattatttgtacAATACCTTTAAATGTAActgctaaaattaaaaacattagaTTCGCTAAACTGAGATAACATAAACATTTAGTACAGAGGCACAAGACAGCTTTTATTTAATGTGCTATTCAAGCTAGATTAGGGAGTTCATTTGATAAGATTTCAAAATACTTTGTGCtgattaattcttttcaaatgaattccctaagtcttaattttttttagagaggtAGCTGGAATGTTTTAAACTtggaatatattttcttctacacATCATTGACTAAAACACGCGCGCACACAGGTAAAATTTGCATAGATTTTTTCCACTAAAAGGAGAATTGACTAGATTTTTGAGGCAAACAGATAAAAAGATTACTATTTGTGGCAGTGAGTAGGTGAACACTCAGATTTCATTGCGGTGAAGAGATTCATGATGTAAAATACTCGGTACTGTCTTCAGAAGACAGAGAAATGTGGGAATTTTCGTAGAGGATAGTTCCATCGAAGGATTTAACCAGAACAATGGGAGTTTTGCAGTAGAAGCATACTTTGTTGCTCAGTAAGTGCTGAACGATGCAGTTTCTGCaaggaaatgaataaaatttaaattattaatgaacAAATTGATAAGAAAGGCAATCAATTTACCCGCACGATTGATGCTGGCACGGGAGAAATTCACACGAAATAGCTTTGGCGTAACAAATTGAGCAGAGAGAATCTTCCGAGAGGATTGTCACTTCAGACATCATTGTCTGTCGCTTTTGAAGAACTCTGATCATCTGTCTTACTTTTAGCAACTCTTCGGATGTAATGTGGGTGGGATCTGTAAGATtatcaataagaaaattatttagactaaaaaaaaagactttaaaaaataattagtaaaCTCACAATCGGCCAAATTGAAGGTCAAAATAGGAGGATCCTGGGGGAATTGTTCAATATTTTGAGTAGAATTATCCACTCCTGAATCCGGGGGGCTTACTACTGGAGCAATTGGCGTTGCTTTTGCCTCCCCAAGAGCAAATTCCAATGTGATTGTTTGAAAACTCGGCTCAATTAGCAGGCAACGGGAAACTCTTGGGATTTTGCTCACAATAAAATCCTCCTCTTCAACTTCATCCTTCATGAGAGCCAGGAGGATGCCCAAAACAGCCGAAATAATGGCAAAATGCGTCACACTACTCAAATCTGGTAGACACAGATCGAGTACATACTGAAAGCATCCCGGTGGGGTTGTTACGCGTGATAATACTTGACTGGCTAGCTGGCAAACACGTCCAAGAAGGAGGTCACTATTGGGACGGGAGGGATCTTGAAAAATTCCCGGAGCAATTGTTATAATCATCTCGAGGGCACGCATTAGTGACACAGTGAGCTCGAAACACATTGAGCATATCTTGAGTTGTCTCGAATCAATTCCCTGATGCTGATCGGTACGTCTACTGGCCGTTTGAATTTCCTGCAGCAAGAGGATGAATTCCGAAAAGGCCCAATTGAGCTGCGAAAGGAGTGAGTTGAGAAAGATTGTGCAGTAGGGTTCATCAGCTAGTAAAATACGGCTGATTAAGTGCTGAAAATGGCGTGAGGGACAAGCTGGAGCAATGTGATGAAGAAGCCCAGTGTGGGAACCATTTTTCCCGCGACTCCTGAACAATCCCAATGCTGAGGATGTGAGTTCACCCTGCTGCCAAATACTCGTAGGTCGAGATTCTCTGCAATGAGTTATATTGATTATATTCTTATCAGTAAGCAAGcctaaagagaaaaaaaactttacctGTATGCGAATCCTTCACCAAGCCAGAAACGCAAAAGAAGCCAATTGCTCTGTCCCCAGGCACGATTCTCATATGGCCGTAAGAGGGAATGCACCATGGCCAGTTGACTGCTAGCAGTTGTCTTCTCCAGTGATCGTATTCCCACTTCATGGCACGTGACTGTTCCCAAGGCCTGAAGCAGGGCATCCTTGCAGGAGGCAAGAACAACACGAGGGTCAGTTGAATGGGCAGCTAGGAATTCTGCTGCACTGATCACTATGTCCATTGAATCCGTAAAATCATGCTGAAGATTCATGTCGTGAAAACTAAAATCAAGTACAGTGTCGAGCAAAATGGGCAATACATTGATGTATGTTTCGGGGACAAAGGAAAAGAGGACACCCTGACTGGATCCCGATTGCAGAGTATTGAAGATTAGCTTCAGCAGCCAACACAGGAGATCCCGTCGATGAGCACCGAGTGCCACAGATCGATACCACGCTTGCTTTCGTGCCAATTCCATTGatctctttgcaaaaatacTCTTACGCTGCCCAAAGCGCTCCTGAATCTCCACAAGAATGTCATCGTGGGCATTTGATAGACCCCCATTGGCGGCCTTGAGTTCTTCCAATGTCTTGAGCACCTCATCTGAGCAATCCTTTGTCTCTGTCAGTATTCCCGACAGCATAGCTATATTGTCACGCAGGTCAGCAATCTTGAAAAGGCAAGAGAGAGATTGAAGTTCATCAGAGTtttagcaaaaacaaaaagtttACTTACCATTACGATGTATTTATGAGCTACAGCGTAGTAGTAGAAGATAGAGCAGTCTAGGAGTTCATCTAGAGATTGATTTGTATTCCTATCGATACCCCTCCTCACGGGACTTCCCACCTGACGTacaggaaaaatatttctgggaATACTTGATGGGAAATTTTGATTCGGTTGATGTCCAGTAATCATCAACATAGCTGAATCTGTGGAAATAATAATATAGTCTTCAATGAGGAATTctacaaaaatcaaaattttgataGAAACTCACAGAAATCCGCAGAGTCCTGCCTGTTAGCTGCATCCGGTGCTAGGGGTATGATTGCCGGATGATTTTCTCCTAGGACAGTGATCATTTCTGTGCGAAAGACCTTCTTCAAATGCGAAAGGACCCCACCAAGGCGATCAAAGTGAAAGTAAGTGAATGCATCGTTGTAGAAATTTACAGGATCTACTTGAATGCGTTTTGCGGGCATCTCGGTGGCGAGAAGCTGTCGTGTGACATCAAGGAGGATACAGAGAAATGAGAGAGCCACTGCTGGCTGTGTGGGAGTTGCATAGTTATTCTGCATCGATAGACTACGATGTTCCAAACTGTTCTCCATGACGTAGTTCCGGAACTTCGTGAGGAATATCCTCCTACTTGAAGGGCTGTCGTGTGTTCCATCGCGATGAGTGAGGAGAACGGATATGAGATTCTTCTGGAGTGTGTAGAGTGTGACTGTGCAGGAATTGAGCTTCTCACAAGCAGCAATATAGAGATCTTTGCGACCACCTATACCCTCTGTCCAAATATGATCGTCCGGAAGAAGACGCTCAAGGGCAGCTTCATCGGGTGGTTTGATGTAGAGAAAGAGAGGTaagcaatttttctcaaagaatctCTCCAGCAGTAGATACTTTCGTGTTTCAGGATGATTGCAAATGCATGTAAGGACAACGATTACCATTCGTTGCTTTTCATATTCAAGATCAATCGGTGTCTCCTTGTACGTACTTCCAATGAGATTAATTAACTTCATAAGCACTGCCCGGGTCTCCTCGGGTTCCATGTAGGTCCAGAGGAGTGTCAAAAATGTTCCCAACGTGGAATGTGGGTGTCCAGGATGAATAACCACATTCTGACTTGGATCACTGCGTATTACACACATACTCCGTACGTAGGAAAAAAGTTTATCTTCCACAACGTATGAATTTGTAAGGAGAGGTGCTAATTCTTCCACTAGCAGAGCAGCTACAACCATGAAAACAGAGTCTGAGGTGCTTTTCTCCCCAGCCAAGGGGACTTTAGTGCGTGAAATCAGCCTCGATAAGTTGGCAAGGTACTGTAGGAGATAATCAGCTTGCTGTAGAAGTTGTTTTGGTGGCAGCTGGAGAGGTTTGTAGCCCGCAATGGGATGCCTAAAGGGTGATCCACCAAAGTTGGCGGTTAAGCTGTCATTGTATGAGAGAGATACTGCTGGGAATAGTGCCAATCCGGGACCACGTTCAATGTCCGAGAAAGCCTCACCGAGACTCACTCCATTGCGATGGTACTCAATCTTCCCCTCATCCATATCCAGGCAGACACTGAAAACATCTCCACTGCGCCAATAGGGTCCATACTTCTTTGTGTAGACATGCCAAATTCGTTGTTTGCTCCCATCCAATCCATAGCTGTACTTTGTATCTCCCACACCCGTATCTGTTGTGAATTTGCATTTCGCAGAGCACCATCCAATTTGCATGACTCCCTTTGAGCGCAACTGCACCTCATACATCCACTTCCCCTGAAGGTAAAAGATCAAGGtcagaaaaaattatcaacGTCAAAACTCCTGCTGGATGGGTTCAGTTCTCACCTTGAAAACGCAGCAAGTTGCCCGAACAGTTGAAAAGGGGCTCTGGGATTGCACTGTAAGACGATCAGGGGATATGGAGACCAAGGCAGTGTTGCCTGGTTCTTTATCAAAGACAGTCCTTGGTGGCCCCAATCGTCCATCCTGTTCAGCAACTTTTTCCCCATTTGCATCATTAATGTTGCTAATTATTTTTGCCTTGAGCCACTGCGTCACCTCACTCACATGcctgaaaaaatcataaaaagaaacaaattaatcaatgacCAAACCCCTAAATACAGGATTCATTGAACTCACTCAGGAAAGGTCAAAGACTTCACTTGTGGCCCCAATTTGTGAGTAAGTGACGGATATTCACCAAAAATTTCCACTAAAATATTCGAAATTTCCATTTGTGCTCTTCTCTCAGCTACTTTTGCACATTCACTGAATAATTTTGCTCATGACCTGCAGGAGAGTGTCCTTCCCAGATGCCAGAAAATCCCCAAGGAATGACCTGCGTGCTTTCTGTTTATCTTCTCTTCTATATCTAT from Lutzomyia longipalpis isolate SR_M1_2022 chromosome 1, ASM2433408v1 encodes:
- the LOC129797143 gene encoding E3 ubiquitin-protein ligase RNF123 — protein: MEISNILVEIFGEYPSLTHKLGPQVKSLTFPEHVSEVTQWLKAKIISNINDANGEKVAEQDGRLGPPRTVFDKEPGNTALVSISPDRLTVQSQSPFSTVRATCCVFKGKWMYEVQLRSKGVMQIGWCSAKCKFTTDTGVGDTKYSYGLDGSKQRIWHVYTKKYGPYWRSGDVFSVCLDMDEGKIEYHRNGVSLGEAFSDIERGPGLALFPAVSLSYNDSLTANFGGSPFRHPIAGYKPLQLPPKQLLQQADYLLQYLANLSRLISRTKVPLAGEKSTSDSVFMVVAALLVEELAPLLTNSYVVEDKLFSYVRSMCVIRSDPSQNVVIHPGHPHSTLGTFLTLLWTYMEPEETRAVLMKLINLIGSTYKETPIDLEYEKQRMVIVVLTCICNHPETRKYLLLERFFEKNCLPLFLYIKPPDEAALERLLPDDHIWTEGIGGRKDLYIAACEKLNSCTVTLYTLQKNLISVLLTHRDGTHDSPSSRRIFLTKFRNYVMENSLEHRSLSMQNNYATPTQPAVALSFLCILLDVTRQLLATEMPAKRIQVDPVNFYNDAFTYFHFDRLGGVLSHLKKVFRTEMITVLGENHPAIIPLAPDAANRQDSADFYSAMLMITGHQPNQNFPSSIPRNIFPVRQVGSPVRRGIDRNTNQSLDELLDCSIFYYYAVAHKYIVMIADLRDNIAMLSGILTETKDCSDEVLKTLEELKAANGGLSNAHDDILVEIQERFGQRKSIFAKRSMELARKQAWYRSVALGAHRRDLLCWLLKLIFNTLQSGSSQGVLFSFVPETYINVLPILLDTVLDFSFHDMNLQHDFTDSMDIVISAAEFLAAHSTDPRVVLASCKDALLQALGTVTCHEVGIRSLEKTTASSQLAMVHSLLRPYENRAWGQSNWLLLRFWLGEGFAYRESRPTSIWQQGELTSSALGLFRSRGKNGSHTGLLHHIAPACPSRHFQHLISRILLADEPYCTIFLNSLLSQLNWAFSEFILLLQEIQTASRRTDQHQGIDSRQLKICSMCFELTVSLMRALEMIITIAPGIFQDPSRPNSDLLLGRVCQLASQVLSRVTTPPGCFQYVLDLCLPDLSSVTHFAIISAVLGILLALMKDEVEEEDFIVSKIPRVSRCLLIEPSFQTITLEFALGEAKATPIAPVVSPPDSGVDNSTQNIEQFPQDPPILTFNLADYPTHITSEELLKVRQMIRVLQKRQTMMSEVTILSEDSLCSICYAKAISCEFLPCQHQSCGNCIVQHLLSNKVCFYCKTPIVLVKSFDGTILYENSHISLSSEDSTEYFTS
- the LOC129797144 gene encoding cytochrome c oxidase subunit NDUFA4, translating into MVMQGMGMSSLKKHPALIPLYVCVAMGAVGAVYYTLRLATRNPDVTWNRSKNPEPWQEYSNKQYKFYSPIRDYSKTESPAPKYTE